The Drosophila mauritiana strain mau12 chromosome 2R, ASM438214v1, whole genome shotgun sequence genome has a segment encoding these proteins:
- the LOC117137237 gene encoding probable H/ACA ribonucleoprotein complex subunit 1 translates to MGFGKPRGGGGGGGRGFGGGGGGRGFGGGGGGRGGGGGRGGGGGFGRGGGGRGGGRGAFDTGPPERVIPLGDFVYSCQNDLVCKVDIQDVPYFNAPIFLENKEQVGKIDEIFGTVRDYSVSIKLSDNVYANSFKPNQKLYIDPGKLLPIARFLPKPPQPKGAKKAFTNNRGGGGGGGGFGGRGGGRGGGGRGGGGGRGGGGFRGGAGRGGGGGGGGFNRGRGGGGGGRGRW, encoded by the exons atgGGATTTGGTAAACCtcgtggcggcggcggtggcggcggaaGAGGCTTcggaggaggcggcggcggacGAGGATTTGGAGGAGGTGGCGGTGGACGCGGTGGTGGCGGCGGACGCGGAGGTGGTGGCGGATTCGGCCGTGGAGGCGGTGGACGTGGTGGCGGCCGTGGAGCCTTCGACACTG GTCCACCGGAGAGAGTCATCCCCTTGGGCGACTTCGTTTACTCCTGCCAAAACGACCTTGTGTGCAAAGTTGATATTCAGGATGTTCCCTACTTCAACGCGCCCATTTTCCTTGAAAACAAGGAGCAAGTAGGCAAAATCGACGAGATCTTTGGAACAGTTCGGGACTACAGCGTGTCCATCAAGCTGTCGGACAACGTCTACGCCAACAGCTTCAAACCAAATCAGAAACTGTATATCGACCCTGGAAAACTGTTACCCATCGCCAGGTTCCTGCCGAAACCCCCACAACCAAAAGGCGCCAAGAAAGCCTTCACAAATAACCGAGGCggaggcggcggtggcggtggatTTGGAGGCCGAGGTGGTGGCCGCGGAGGAG GTGGTCGCGGTGGTGGCGGCGGACGAGGCGGAGGCGGATTCCGAGGAGGTGCTGGTCGCGGAGgaggtggcggcggcggcggttttaacagaggacgaggaggcggcggcggtggtcggGGTCGGTGGTAG
- the LOC117137236 gene encoding uncharacterized protein LOC117137236 isoform X1, translating to MTSTGTKIDRESSTRLRLDKMEQPMDARQQQRHRRRLGRSHREPTPVTGDALPQDDASPDALPDPSPQMVRMQIRPPGSMSAHESKILRKRDKSFASSSARSQSQPREAEKLSSPDANHLIKHRSLSSPRHKEESSESELTTGSSSQQQRPIPNLGQTQDTLSRLEQNLQRFEDERRRFEAEKRLFEREKREHKMRHRQQLDNEERKRLLQSYRKLSDRIQLPQDEEERRRLIHSLRLQRHEAPKTRGRNRSSGYDESSTQFSSSDADAAEETHPRPRAPKIPQGFVAAPIRGAPPPPPSASPAPKPPERLSVSRNNSLSPVRPQRRSKTPEQREEILRKHEYLEVGESRDEVIKPRISEAEQQSELMQKYMEAAERAAKAEAALAEQILTAEGVRRSHSLRLADKEEKPQKRSSSLERPLRPKRSGSLERKEQVTQDLLEGTTPNEPDTEPKSLGDPALLPEEPSSEAKPKVTLWQRLKNLFRRKKKIQANGEDVTDLSTELHPEKLASRGLLYSLSLEARHEWRRLKLDYPQKVEELRQLRNRCIAYLICMAMLLGFGGLLFRYTEGAAENIYKCEVRKVKRDFIDRLWDVSHNMREEDWKSLARQKLRSFEDELNNLAELGLRRYPGQKSWNFVNCFIFCWTVITTIGYGHITPKTGMGRSLTIVYAIIGIPMFLIVLADLGKLFTRCVKFLWVYVRRMYYTRSCRRIRKQQQIRSAMTGFNTMYDMAIRRPSMFFGNSGPDNDEESQADAEAARSVGTSHPETPTSPYPETFEVDDEFNLPVSVASLLLITYILLGSFGFLMMEPSWTPLDAFYYVFISMSTIGFGDLVPSNPFYVMVSMIYLMFGLALTSMFINVVQIKLSDHFKMASAKVGATIGMNMTSELGDEGGSQVKTPSELASVHGSRLDRIEEDGQEANGNGHSPVPPLTSILRAPRPLSPASNGVDANGVGADAVGAGDVTPPPLLPRRQVAVDPQPPAEGENKKKKKHRFF from the exons ATGACGAGCACGGGCACAAAGATAGATCGCGAAAGTAGCACACGACTGCGGCTGGACAAGATGGAGCAGCCGATGGACgccaggcagcagcagcgccatCGGAGGCGACTGGGTCGCAGCCACCGGGAGCCGACGCCCGTCACTGGAGATGCCCTGCCCCAGGACGATGCCAGTCCGGATGCGCTTCCGGATCCGTCACCTCAGATGGTGCGCATGCAGATAAGGCCGCCCGGCTCCATGTCCGCCCACGAGAGCAAGATCCTGCGAAAGCGGGACAAGTCCTTCGCCAGCTCCTCGGCGCGCAGTCAATCGCAGCCACGGGAGGCGGAGAAGCTGAGTAGTCCGGATGCCAATCATCTGATCAAGCATCGCAGCCTCTCCTCGCCGCGGCACAAGGAGGAGTCCAGCGAGAGTGAGCTGaccaccggcagcagcagtCAGCAGCAGAGGCCCATTCCCAATCTCGGCCAGACACAGGATACGCTAAGCAGACTGGAGCAGAATCTGCAGCGCTTCGAGGACGAACGACGGCGTTTCGAGGCCGAGAAGCGGCTCTTTGAGCGCGAGAAGCGGGAGCACAAGATGCGTCATCGCCAGCAGCTGGACAACGAGGAGCGCAAGCGCCTCCTGCAGAGCTACCGCAAGCTTAGCGATCGCATCCAGCTGCCGCAGGACGAGGAGGAACGGCGACGCCTCATCCACAGCCTGCGACTGCAGCGACACGAGGCGCCCAAGACTCGGGGTCGCAATCGAAGTAGCGGCTACGATGAGTCCTCCACCCAATTCAGCTCCTCCGATGCCGATGCGGCGGAGGAGACTCACCCGCGGCCCCGAGCACCTAAGATTCCCCAGGGCTTTGTGGCAGCCCCAATTCGTGGAGCACCTCCACCGCCACCATCGGCGTCGCCAGCTCCAAAACCACCGGAAAGGCTCTCAGTGAGTCGCAACAACTCTCTGTCGCCCGTGAGACCCCAGCGAAGATCCAAGACTCCGGAGCAACGGGAGGAGATCCTCCGCAAGCACGAGTACTTGGAGGTGGGAGAGTCCAGAGACGAGGTGATAAAGCCACGCATCTCGGAGGCAGAACAGCAGTCGGAGCTGATGCAAAAGTACATGGAGGCAGCTGAGCGGGCGGCAAAAGCGGAGGCCGCCCTGGCGGAGCAAATCCTGACGGCGGAGGGAGTGCGTCGCAGCCACAGCTTGAGATTAGCCGATAAGGAAGAGAAGCCTCAAAAACGCAGCTCCAGTTTGGAGCGTCCGCTTAGACCCAAGCGATCGGGTAGTTTGGAAAGGAAGGAACAGGTAACTCAAGACCTCCTTGAAGGAACTACTCCAAATGAACCTGATACGGAACCGAAATCCCTTGGGGATCCAGCCTTGTTGCCAGAGGAACCCAGCTCAGAAGCAAAACCCAAAGTTACCTTATGGCAGCGGCTAAAAAATCTGTTTAGGCGAAAGAAGAAGATCCAGGCAAATGGTGAAGATGTGACAGATCTCTCCACAGAATTGCATCCGGAGAAGTTGGCCTCCAGGGGTCTACTGTACAGCCTCAGCCTAGAAGCCCGTCATGAGTGGAGACGCCTCAAGCTGGACTATCCCCAAAAGGTGGAGGAACTGCGTCAGCTGCGCAACAGGTGCATTGCCTATCTCATATGCATGGCTATGCTCTTAGGATTCGGAGGACTCCTGTTCCGCTACACGGAAGGAGCCGCGGAGAATATATACAAGTGCGAGGTGCGCAAGGTGAAGCGGGATTTCATAGACAGACTGTGGGACGTCAGCCACAACATGAG AGAGGAGGACTGGAAATCTCTTGCCCGCCAGAAGCTGCGCAGCTTCGAGGATGAATTGAATAATTTAGCCGAGTTGGGACTACGCCGCTATCCGGGCCAAAAGTCCTGGAACTTTGTCAATTGCTTCATCTTCTGTTGGACCGTAATCACAACCATAG GTTACGGCCACATCACTCCAAAGACGGGCATGGGTCGTTCCCTGACCATCGTCTACGCCATCATCGGCATCCCCATGTTCCTGATCGTGCTGGCCGATCTGGGCAAGCTATTCACGCGCTGCGTCAAGTTCCTGTGGGTATATGTGCGACGGATGTACTACACCCGCTCCTGCCGCCGGATAcggaagcagcagcagatccGGAGCGCCATGACAGGCTTCAACACCATGTACGACATGGCCATCCGCAGGCCGAGCATGTTCTTCGGCAACTCTGGACCAGATAACGACGAGGAGTCGCAGGCGGATGCCGAGGCCGCCAGATCGGTGGGCACCTCGCACCCGGAGACACCCACATCGCCGTATCCAGAGACCTTCGAGGTGGACGACGAGTTCAATTTGCCAGTGTCGGTGGCCTCGCTGCTGCTCATTACGTACATCCTTCTAGGATCCTTCGGCTTTCTAATGATGGAGCCCAGTTGGACTCCACTGGACGCCTTCTACTACGTGTTCATCTCGATGTCCACAATTGGCTTCGGCGACCTGGTGCCCAGTAATCCCTTCTACGTGATGGTCAGCATGATCTACCTGATGTTCGGCCTGGCCCTGACCTCCATGTTCATCAATGTGGTGCAGATCAAGCTGAGCGATCACTTCAAAATGGCCAGCGCCAAGGTGGGCGCCACGATTGGCATGAACATGACCAGCGAGCTTGGGGATGAGGGCGGCTCCCAGGTGAAGACTCCCTCCGAGCTGGCCTCGGTGCACGGTTCGCGACTGGACAGGATCGAGGAGGATGGCCAGGAGGCGAATGGCAATGGCCACTCCCCAGTGCCACCGCTCACCTCGATCCTGCGCGCACCGCGTCCTCTATCGCCAGCATCCAATGGCGTGGATGCTAATGGAGTTGGAGCCGATGCTGTTGGAGCTGGGGATGTTACTCCGCCACCTCTGCTGCCCAGGCGTCAGGTTGCCGTGGATCCCCAGCCGCCGGCGGAGGGGGagaacaaaaagaagaaaaagcaTAGGTTTTTCTAG